One genomic window of Methanofastidiosum sp. includes the following:
- a CDS encoding glutamine amidotransferase family protein has protein sequence MNKFPKEKDISGCSIFGLINTDGEKVSGSVITDAISVMHDRANGLGGGFSGYGIYPDYPDDYAFHLFFDSVKAKEKTEELINKHFLIEYDEKIRTDNFIILPNKPLLWRYFVKNRNILSKDSEREETFKAVMDINNNIEGAYVISSGKNMGVFKGVGYPEDISKFYRLEDYSGYIWTAHGRFPTNTPGWWGGAHPFGLLDWTIVHNGEISSYDTNRRYLEMYGYKCNLVTDTEVITYLLDFLVRKNNLTLPLASKVLASPMWVDIDRMEERQREVLKALRMTYAGALLTGPFSVILGFENGIMGLGDRLKLRPLLVGKNENTVYMSSEECAVRKICPDLDLVYRPKGGEPAIFLLDDKYV, from the coding sequence ATGAACAAATTTCCGAAAGAAAAGGATATTTCAGGCTGCTCTATATTCGGATTAATAAATACTGACGGAGAAAAGGTCAGTGGCAGCGTCATCACAGATGCAATTTCTGTAATGCATGATAGGGCCAATGGATTAGGTGGTGGATTTTCTGGTTATGGAATTTATCCGGATTATCCGGACGATTATGCATTTCATTTATTTTTTGATTCTGTAAAAGCAAAAGAGAAAACTGAAGAGTTGATCAATAAACACTTTTTAATCGAATACGATGAAAAGATTAGAACTGATAATTTTATTATTCTCCCCAATAAACCACTATTGTGGCGATACTTTGTTAAAAATAGGAATATCTTGTCCAAAGATTCCGAAAGAGAAGAGACATTCAAGGCCGTAATGGACATCAATAATAACATTGAAGGAGCATATGTAATATCAAGCGGGAAAAATATGGGTGTCTTCAAGGGCGTAGGATACCCCGAAGATATCAGTAAGTTTTATCGTCTCGAAGATTACAGTGGCTACATATGGACCGCCCATGGAAGATTCCCCACCAATACTCCTGGATGGTGGGGGGGAGCACATCCATTTGGATTACTTGACTGGACTATAGTTCATAATGGTGAAATCTCTTCTTACGATACAAATAGAAGATATCTTGAGATGTATGGCTACAAGTGTAATCTTGTAACTGATACTGAAGTAATAACTTATCTTTTAGATTTCTTAGTTAGAAAAAATAATCTAACTCTACCTTTGGCCTCTAAGGTCCTTGCGAGTCCAATGTGGGTAGATATAGACAGAATGGAAGAAAGACAGAGAGAGGTACTAAAAGCATTGAGGATGACTTATGCAGGAGCCCTACTCACAGGGCCATTCTCAGTTATTTTAGGATTTGAAAATGGTATAATGGGTCTTGGAGACAGGTTAAAACTAAGACCGCTTCTTGTAGGAAAAAATGAAAATACAGTCTATATGTCAAGTGAAGAATGTGCAGTAAGGAAAATTTGCCCTGATCTTGATTTAGTTTATAGGCCAAAAGGCGGAGAGCCTGCAATATTTTTGTTGGATGATAAATATGTCTAA
- a CDS encoding formate--tetrahydrofolate ligase, which produces MESDVEIAKKADIWSIEKIAEKAGIDELYIEPYGKHKAKIDLSLLKKTEKNNNGHLILVTAMNPTPHGEGKTLTTIGLGQALSLLGKKTMITLREPSMGPVFGVKGGATGGGHSQILPMEDINLHFTGDIHAVQAAHNLLAAMLDTHILMGNELDIDINNIVWPRAIDMNDRALRNIVIGLGGSGNGIPRESKFIITAASEIMSIVCLSHDIIELKEKLSKITVAFDRKGNPINAGKLKVEGALAAILKEALKPNLVQTIEHTPAIIHGGPFANISIGTNSILATNIALKLADFVIIEAGFGADLGAEKFLNIVSRKGNFSPSAVVLVVTCKAIKYHGGLKDIITYHDEEAFLKGLKNVEKHIDNLKLFGVPVVVCINKFNFDRDQEIEMIKSLCSKKEVPVSLSNMFSEGGKGGIELANRVLELSKKKNNFKPLYELTDDIEKKVEIIAKKIYGAKSVIFETKPKKKLELYKKLGYGNLPICIAKTQLSLSDDKNLIGVPPPFDLEVTDVELASGAGYIVIVCGNINLMPGLSRLPAAVKMDIDDKGNIIGLL; this is translated from the coding sequence ATGGAAAGTGACGTTGAGATAGCTAAAAAAGCAGACATCTGGTCAATAGAAAAAATTGCTGAAAAAGCAGGAATCGACGAATTATATATTGAACCGTATGGTAAACATAAAGCAAAAATAGATCTATCGCTTCTAAAGAAAACAGAAAAAAACAATAATGGCCATTTAATCCTAGTAACTGCAATGAATCCAACTCCACATGGAGAAGGAAAGACACTTACCACCATCGGATTGGGACAAGCTCTATCGCTTCTTGGAAAGAAAACAATGATTACCTTAAGAGAACCTTCCATGGGGCCTGTATTTGGCGTGAAGGGAGGGGCTACTGGCGGCGGGCACTCACAAATTCTTCCAATGGAGGACATCAACTTACATTTTACCGGCGATATTCATGCAGTACAAGCCGCACACAATCTCTTGGCAGCAATGCTTGATACACATATATTAATGGGTAATGAACTGGATATTGATATTAATAATATTGTTTGGCCGAGAGCAATTGACATGAATGATCGAGCTCTGAGAAATATCGTTATTGGTCTTGGAGGTTCAGGTAATGGCATACCCCGTGAATCCAAATTTATTATTACTGCAGCATCGGAGATAATGTCTATTGTATGCCTTTCACACGATATAATAGAACTTAAGGAAAAACTTTCTAAAATCACCGTTGCATTTGATCGAAAAGGAAATCCCATAAATGCAGGGAAATTAAAAGTTGAAGGAGCACTGGCAGCAATACTAAAAGAAGCTCTTAAACCAAATCTTGTTCAAACAATTGAGCACACACCTGCGATTATCCATGGAGGGCCATTTGCAAATATCTCCATAGGTACGAATTCGATACTTGCGACCAATATTGCTCTAAAATTGGCCGATTTTGTCATAATTGAAGCTGGATTCGGTGCAGATTTAGGTGCAGAAAAGTTCCTTAATATAGTTTCAAGAAAAGGTAATTTTTCTCCATCCGCCGTAGTGTTAGTCGTGACATGCAAGGCAATAAAATACCATGGTGGATTAAAGGATATTATTACATACCACGATGAAGAGGCTTTTTTAAAAGGTCTAAAAAATGTTGAAAAACATATTGATAATCTCAAACTATTTGGGGTTCCAGTTGTAGTATGTATAAATAAATTCAATTTTGACAGAGATCAAGAAATTGAAATGATAAAATCACTTTGCTCAAAAAAAGAAGTGCCTGTTTCATTGTCCAATATGTTTTCAGAAGGAGGTAAAGGTGGCATAGAGCTTGCAAATAGGGTATTGGAATTATCTAAGAAAAAGAATAATTTCAAACCACTTTACGAACTAACTGACGACATTGAAAAAAAAGTTGAGATAATTGCTAAAAAAATCTACGGGGCAAAAAGTGTGATATTTGAAACTAAACCCAAGAAAAAACTTGAATTATATAAAAAACTTGGATATGGGAATCTTCCCATATGTATCGCGAAAACTCAACTGTCTTTATCAGATGATAAAAATCTAATTGGAGTTCCACCTCCATTTGATTTAGAAGTCACAGACGTTGAACTTGCAAGTGGTGCAGGTTATATTGTTATCGTTTGTGGTAACATCAACCTAATGCCCGGTCTTTCAAGGTTGCCTGCCGCTGTAAAAATGGATATTGATGACAAAGGAAACATAATAGGTCTACTTTAG
- a CDS encoding 5-formyltetrahydrofolate cyclo-ligase, protein MLSKSELRAAIKEQIVNLDYAKKEVMDEKIRKNIYNLNEYWVAKTIFSYVSKDKEVDTLDLINHSISLGKTVCVPLTKKENNSLEMRKIEDLMDLKIGNFNILEPNDHAKCVNSKEVEILFIPGLAFGIGRERLGRGGGYFDRFLVQSTGLKVGLAYEFQIFDSLPVQKHDIKMDMIITDKRIINCV, encoded by the coding sequence ATGCTTTCTAAGTCTGAGCTAAGGGCTGCAATTAAAGAACAAATTGTTAATCTAGATTATGCCAAAAAAGAGGTTATGGACGAAAAAATAAGAAAAAATATCTATAATCTTAATGAATATTGGGTAGCAAAGACTATTTTTTCATATGTTTCAAAAGATAAAGAAGTAGATACACTTGATTTAATTAACCATTCAATAAGTCTTGGAAAAACAGTTTGTGTTCCCTTGACTAAGAAGGAGAATAATTCTCTTGAAATGAGAAAAATCGAAGATTTAATGGACCTAAAAATCGGAAACTTCAATATTCTAGAGCCAAATGATCATGCTAAATGTGTCAATTCTAAAGAAGTAGAAATACTTTTTATCCCAGGTCTTGCATTTGGAATTGGGCGTGAAAGACTCGGAAGAGGGGGAGGTTATTTTGACAGATTCTTAGTACAATCAACTGGCCTTAAAGTGGGTCTTGCCTATGAATTTCAGATCTTTGATTCGTTACCAGTTCAAAAGCACGATATAAAAATGGATATGATAATCACTGATAAACGAATTATCAACTGCGTTTAA
- a CDS encoding MFS transporter, whose amino-acid sequence MAVETKRLFFGSMLGFYKSFFHGFTMVLFGIYFTKIGISLLPYALLFVIGDGVSFFLKPVVGVLSDRIGEKYLLLAALILSSISAFLISFTNNILHLALLQVFVAVSLATFLTVVIIFSLRPITQKPEKKVSIFGGVSGLGWVFGLLLPGIFVDLLGLKWTFYTIFLIGASISVLYLYFMKEFKFELREKSYPSINTLKKVLDPLVYKTFDIAVFSAFLIFFVRFAIGKLGMSGSIVSLIVAFESLVFGVSEILIGRYAKVETKRFWIKWGALIHITGIVFLVISNNIVLFFLSSGLIGLAGAFIDVWCYSFLCENIEVSKRGTIFSTFSLSQDLSTITGSSLPALASFLAINPFASMILFPAIILIYSFKRS is encoded by the coding sequence TTGGCAGTTGAAACTAAAAGATTGTTCTTTGGATCAATGTTGGGATTCTATAAATCATTTTTTCATGGATTCACAATGGTTCTCTTCGGGATATATTTTACTAAAATAGGAATATCTCTCTTGCCTTATGCATTGCTATTTGTCATTGGGGACGGTGTTTCATTTTTCTTGAAACCTGTAGTAGGAGTTCTCTCTGATAGAATTGGAGAGAAATATTTATTGCTGGCCGCTTTGATACTCTCTTCAATATCAGCTTTTCTCATTTCATTTACAAATAATATCTTGCATCTCGCACTACTTCAAGTTTTTGTAGCTGTTTCTCTTGCTACTTTTCTTACAGTAGTTATAATTTTTTCCCTTAGACCTATTACACAAAAACCGGAAAAGAAAGTCAGTATCTTTGGAGGAGTTTCAGGCCTAGGATGGGTATTTGGACTTCTGCTGCCAGGTATATTTGTTGATCTACTCGGATTGAAGTGGACATTTTACACCATATTCTTAATTGGGGCATCTATCTCTGTGTTGTATCTATACTTCATGAAAGAATTTAAATTTGAATTACGCGAAAAGAGTTACCCCTCTATTAATACACTCAAAAAAGTATTAGATCCATTAGTGTACAAGACTTTTGATATTGCAGTATTCTCTGCTTTCTTGATATTCTTTGTTAGATTTGCCATAGGAAAACTTGGGATGTCAGGATCTATAGTTTCTTTGATAGTCGCATTCGAATCTCTTGTTTTTGGTGTTTCTGAGATTCTTATTGGACGTTACGCAAAAGTTGAAACTAAAAGATTTTGGATTAAATGGGGGGCATTAATCCACATAACAGGGATTGTATTCTTAGTTATTTCCAATAATATTGTTTTGTTCTTTCTATCATCTGGACTTATTGGATTAGCCGGAGCATTCATTGATGTTTGGTGTTATTCCTTCTTGTGTGAAAATATAGAAGTTTCAAAAAGAGGAACAATATTTTCTACATTTTCCCTCAGCCAGGATCTTTCTACGATAACAGGATCAAGCCTGCCAGCCCTTGCGTCATTTTTAGCAATAAATCCTTTTGCTTCGATGATTCTCTTCCCCGCAATAATCCTTATTTATTCTTTTAAACGCAGTTGA
- a CDS encoding bifunctional folylpolyglutamate synthase/dihydrofolate synthase, which yields MQDDFLESLKLIGSTPGQERLNSKLGLERIRFLLEKSGRKWEDIPVVHVAGTNGKGSVVTFISGILSQSNYKVGSYISPHLIDIYERIKIGDKNIPSKDFDKILLDLKYYCEEAEKIKGIGSPTFFEVLTAISIIYFADKKVDFIISEVGLGGRLDATNVLNGKSVAITNISLDHQEILGHSKEEILIEKAGIIKKGSSVSSCIDLELSPLLEKICLEKGASLKLYKRDFDAIEKKINFEGSIFDYKSSDNMFSDVKIKMIGSHQIVNAACAISLAESISSYGFEIKESSIREGLEKSTWPGRFQIVRKNPMILVDVAHNIAGAKSLSETYNNLFLDAKTILLVGISQDKDIEGILKEFSKISKRIVLTTIPPRCANINTLEEKARRYFNEIKSFEDPLNAFDYCLSNLKNDEKLLITGSIYIAGYILKGRKLFGS from the coding sequence GTGCAAGATGATTTTTTAGAGTCGTTAAAACTTATTGGTTCTACACCTGGGCAAGAACGATTAAATTCAAAACTTGGTCTTGAAAGAATAAGATTTCTACTTGAAAAAAGTGGAAGAAAATGGGAAGATATCCCCGTAGTTCATGTTGCCGGAACAAATGGAAAAGGCTCAGTTGTCACTTTTATTTCTGGAATATTGTCCCAATCTAACTACAAAGTTGGGTCTTATATATCTCCCCATCTAATTGACATTTACGAAAGAATAAAGATTGGAGATAAAAATATCCCCTCGAAAGATTTTGATAAAATCCTTTTAGATCTAAAATATTACTGCGAAGAAGCAGAAAAAATCAAGGGCATTGGTAGTCCAACATTTTTTGAAGTTCTAACTGCAATCTCAATTATCTATTTTGCCGATAAAAAAGTCGACTTTATAATCTCCGAAGTTGGGCTTGGTGGAAGGCTAGACGCTACTAACGTTTTAAATGGTAAATCCGTAGCCATTACAAATATCTCTCTTGACCATCAAGAAATATTGGGCCACAGTAAAGAGGAAATATTAATTGAAAAAGCAGGCATAATAAAAAAAGGATCATCAGTATCTTCTTGCATTGATTTGGAGCTATCACCATTACTTGAAAAAATCTGTCTTGAAAAAGGAGCTTCATTAAAATTATACAAAAGAGATTTTGATGCAATTGAGAAAAAAATTAACTTTGAAGGGTCTATTTTTGATTACAAATCCAGTGACAATATGTTTAGTGATGTTAAAATTAAGATGATTGGCAGTCATCAAATAGTAAACGCAGCCTGTGCAATCAGCTTGGCAGAATCGATATCTTCTTATGGATTTGAAATAAAAGAAAGTTCGATTAGGGAAGGCCTTGAAAAATCAACATGGCCAGGGAGATTCCAGATAGTAAGAAAAAATCCAATGATTCTAGTCGACGTTGCACATAATATTGCCGGTGCAAAATCGCTTTCAGAAACTTACAACAATTTATTTCTAGATGCAAAAACAATTTTACTCGTTGGAATTTCTCAGGACAAAGATATTGAAGGAATCCTAAAAGAATTTTCCAAAATTTCAAAGAGAATAGTCTTGACAACAATTCCTCCAAGATGCGCCAATATTAATACTCTTGAAGAAAAAGCAAGACGGTATTTCAATGAAATTAAGTCTTTTGAAGATCCTTTAAACGCGTTTGACTATTGCCTGTCAAACCTTAAAAACGATGAAAAATTACTTATTACTGGGTCCATATATATAGCGGGATACATATTGAAAGGAAGGAAATTATTTGGCAGTTGA
- a CDS encoding bifunctional 5,10-methylenetetrahydrofolate dehydrogenase/5,10-methenyltetrahydrofolate cyclohydrolase has product MTTKILDGKALSLRIANELSEKVAEYNKKGLHPKLATVLVGSNPASRVYVTLKKKDSEKIGIDYEEFYYDDICEEDLLLLIDKLNKRKDVHGILVQLPLPKHIDSNKILERIDPLKDVDGFTPINVGRILLNISDLFPCTPKGVVKILEEYNIPIEGADITIINRSNIIGKPLAAMMINKGGTVTVVHTKTKNLKEKTKHADIVIVGVGKTDFLTADMVKEGAVVVDVGITRDVDGIKGDVKYDEVSKITSYITPVPGGVGPMTRAMLLENLIICFLKQNDCAR; this is encoded by the coding sequence ATGACCACAAAAATACTTGATGGCAAGGCACTATCTCTGAGAATAGCAAATGAACTTTCAGAAAAAGTAGCAGAATATAATAAAAAAGGCCTTCATCCTAAATTGGCAACTGTGTTAGTAGGAAGCAATCCTGCATCTAGAGTTTATGTTACTTTAAAGAAGAAGGATTCAGAGAAAATTGGAATTGATTATGAAGAGTTCTATTATGATGATATCTGTGAAGAAGATCTTCTTTTGTTAATTGATAAATTAAATAAAAGAAAAGATGTTCATGGAATCCTTGTCCAATTACCTTTACCAAAACACATAGATAGTAACAAGATCTTAGAAAGAATAGACCCATTAAAAGATGTAGATGGATTTACACCCATCAATGTTGGTAGAATACTCCTAAACATCTCAGACTTGTTTCCATGCACGCCTAAAGGAGTAGTTAAAATTCTTGAAGAATACAACATACCGATAGAAGGTGCTGACATAACAATAATAAATAGGAGTAATATTATTGGAAAGCCTTTGGCAGCTATGATGATAAATAAAGGTGGAACAGTAACCGTCGTACACACCAAAACTAAAAATCTGAAAGAAAAGACAAAGCATGCAGATATAGTTATAGTCGGAGTAGGAAAAACTGATTTCTTGACTGCAGATATGGTGAAAGAAGGGGCTGTAGTGGTAGATGTTGGTATAACTCGAGATGTGGACGGTATTAAAGGGGATGTTAAGTATGATGAGGTCAGTAAAATAACATCATATATCACCCCAGTTCCAGGTGGGGTCGGCCCTATGACTCGAGCCATGCTTCTGGAAAACCTTATAATCTGCTTTTTAAAACAGAACGACTGTGCAAGATGA
- a CDS encoding serine hydroxymethyltransferase: MKSLDQVDVEIFNAIEDEKNRQNEGLELIASENFTSNAVLEAQRSVMTNKYAEGYPGKRYYGGCKFVDVAESLAIERAKKLFKADHANVQAHSGTQANMAVYFACLDVGDTVLGMDLSCGGHLSHGSPVNFSGKFYNFHFYGVNKNTYRIDLNEVREKAIELRPKLIVTGASSYPREIDFEGFREIADEVGALLLADMAHIAGLVACGFHKSPIPYCDFVTSTTHKTLRGPRGGLILCKEEHKKAIDKAVFPFAQGGPMMHTIAAKAVCFKEAMGEDFIKYQRQIINNCKVLSEELMSLGYELITGGTDNHLLLLDLRKNDITGKEAQELLEAAGITANRNVIPYDPKPPNVTSGLRLGVPAITSRGMKEQEMKLIAQMIHRVLQKKDDCAPEKVRVEVRDLCKKFPLNL, from the coding sequence ATGAAATCATTGGATCAAGTTGATGTTGAAATTTTTAATGCAATTGAAGATGAAAAAAATCGTCAAAATGAAGGGCTTGAACTTATAGCCAGTGAGAATTTTACAAGTAATGCAGTTCTTGAAGCACAAAGATCTGTTATGACAAATAAATATGCCGAAGGCTATCCTGGCAAGAGATACTATGGAGGCTGTAAATTTGTCGACGTTGCAGAATCTCTTGCAATCGAAAGGGCAAAGAAGCTTTTCAAAGCAGACCATGCAAATGTTCAGGCACACTCAGGAACACAGGCTAATATGGCAGTATATTTTGCATGTTTAGATGTCGGGGATACAGTTCTCGGGATGGATTTATCTTGTGGAGGACATTTGTCACATGGGTCCCCTGTTAATTTTTCTGGAAAATTTTACAACTTCCATTTTTATGGTGTCAATAAAAATACGTATAGGATTGATTTAAACGAGGTAAGAGAAAAAGCTATCGAATTAAGGCCTAAACTTATTGTAACAGGTGCTAGTTCTTATCCAAGAGAGATAGATTTTGAAGGATTCAGAGAAATTGCAGATGAAGTAGGCGCTCTTTTACTCGCAGATATGGCGCACATTGCAGGACTTGTCGCGTGCGGATTTCATAAATCTCCTATTCCTTATTGTGACTTTGTAACTTCTACTACCCATAAGACCTTAAGAGGTCCAAGAGGGGGACTAATACTCTGCAAAGAAGAACATAAGAAGGCAATTGACAAAGCTGTTTTCCCATTTGCTCAAGGCGGTCCCATGATGCATACAATAGCTGCAAAGGCAGTTTGCTTTAAGGAAGCAATGGGTGAAGATTTCATAAAATATCAGAGACAAATTATCAATAATTGTAAAGTTTTATCTGAGGAGTTAATGTCATTAGGATATGAGCTTATCACTGGAGGCACTGATAATCACTTACTCTTGTTGGATTTGAGAAAAAATGATATAACTGGAAAAGAAGCGCAGGAATTATTGGAAGCTGCAGGCATTACAGCAAATAGAAATGTTATACCTTACGATCCAAAGCCACCTAATGTTACATCAGGTCTTAGACTCGGTGTCCCTGCAATTACTTCCAGAGGAATGAAGGAGCAAGAGATGAAATTGATAGCCCAAATGATTCATCGTGTTCTTCAGAAGAAGGATGACTGCGCTCCTGAAAAAGTAAGAGTGGAGGTAAGGGATCTCTGCAAAAAATTCCCATTGAACTTATGA
- a CDS encoding Lrp/AsnC family transcriptional regulator, which produces MVKDICILRGRTIDEQEKLIIKALIRNPRSSDNQISKATRVPVRTVYRKRKKLEEEGIIHYYLNVNLDKSGIGKINARHLYIIKFKLGLPYTQFIREINEENNVRTVFTEHIYQSFLAEVDGRVALVMILEGERDEDIVENFNKIIVPSLKKNHGPESIEDVQTIRLSDPIRFFHNYLPMLNIKNGRIRDDWRDELIFIT; this is translated from the coding sequence ATGGTAAAAGATATTTGTATTCTAAGAGGAAGGACTATAGATGAGCAAGAGAAATTAATCATCAAAGCTTTGATAAGAAATCCTAGAAGCAGTGATAATCAAATAAGCAAAGCGACCAGAGTTCCAGTAAGAACTGTCTACAGAAAAAGGAAAAAATTAGAAGAAGAAGGCATTATACACTATTATCTAAATGTAAATCTAGATAAATCAGGTATTGGTAAAATAAATGCCAGACATCTCTATATCATTAAATTTAAACTTGGTCTTCCATATACTCAGTTTATCCGAGAAATTAATGAAGAAAATAACGTGAGAACTGTCTTCACCGAACATATCTACCAATCTTTCCTTGCAGAAGTCGATGGGAGAGTTGCCCTTGTAATGATTTTGGAAGGAGAAAGAGATGAGGACATAGTAGAAAACTTTAATAAAATAATAGTTCCGTCATTGAAGAAAAATCATGGTCCAGAATCAATCGAAGATGTTCAGACTATAAGACTCTCAGATCCTATCAGATTCTTCCACAATTACCTGCCGATGTTAAACATTAAAAACGGAAGAATTCGTGATGACTGGAGAGATGAATTAATTTTTATTACCTAA
- the glnA gene encoding type I glutamate--ammonia ligase, with amino-acid sequence MDKEQVKKIIKEKNIKYVRLQFVDMLGIPKNFSISVDLLDSVFESGMGFDSSSIKGFTDISHSDSVLMPDPDTFKIIPWLDEARIICDVCYPTTLKPFEGDPRSLLKKEIQKLAEEKMEFYVGPEIEFHLLKQENGKLVPHDSGGYADFSPLDLGEEIRNKAGLYMQMMGVKSEITHHEVGSGQHEIDFRFKESALEAADDVITYKQVVKNIAAKEGLVVTYMPKPFYGQAGNGMHCHQSVFQNGRNVFYDPKTKNLSDKGRWYIGGILKHAKALTAICSPSVNSYKRLVPGYEAPVYIAWGWSNRTTLVRLPGYDPTNEKALRIEFRSPDPTCNPYLSFTAMLKAGMDGIENQIEPPEPVDYDLFELSLAELEERGIETLPINLGEAIKELENDKVIRDSLGKHISTKYIEHKKKVWEEYSMYVTDWEFQKYLRY; translated from the coding sequence ATGGACAAAGAGCAGGTAAAGAAAATAATTAAGGAAAAGAACATAAAATACGTAAGATTGCAGTTTGTGGACATGCTAGGAATACCAAAGAACTTTTCAATATCTGTAGACCTACTAGACTCTGTATTTGAATCTGGGATGGGTTTTGATAGTTCTTCAATTAAAGGATTTACAGATATCTCGCACAGTGACAGTGTTTTGATGCCAGACCCGGATACATTTAAGATAATCCCGTGGCTTGATGAAGCAAGAATAATCTGTGATGTGTGCTACCCAACAACATTGAAGCCTTTTGAAGGTGACCCAAGAAGTCTTTTGAAAAAAGAAATACAAAAACTTGCAGAAGAAAAAATGGAGTTTTATGTTGGTCCAGAGATAGAGTTTCACTTATTAAAGCAAGAAAATGGAAAACTTGTCCCACATGATTCTGGAGGATATGCAGATTTTTCACCTCTTGATTTAGGGGAAGAAATCAGAAACAAAGCCGGACTATACATGCAAATGATGGGTGTAAAAAGTGAGATTACCCATCACGAGGTAGGAAGCGGCCAGCACGAAATTGATTTTAGATTTAAAGAAAGTGCTCTTGAAGCAGCCGATGATGTTATCACATATAAGCAGGTCGTAAAAAACATAGCTGCTAAAGAAGGTCTTGTAGTTACATACATGCCAAAACCGTTTTATGGACAAGCTGGAAACGGTATGCACTGTCACCAAAGTGTTTTCCAAAATGGAAGAAACGTATTCTATGACCCAAAGACAAAAAATTTATCCGATAAAGGCCGATGGTACATAGGTGGAATTTTAAAACATGCAAAAGCACTTACTGCTATTTGTTCTCCATCTGTTAACTCCTACAAGAGATTAGTTCCAGGATACGAAGCGCCAGTATATATTGCATGGGGATGGTCTAACAGAACAACTTTAGTGAGATTGCCTGGATACGATCCAACTAATGAAAAGGCTTTAAGGATAGAATTTAGATCTCCTGACCCAACTTGTAACCCATATCTTTCATTTACTGCCATGTTAAAAGCTGGGATGGACGGAATCGAAAATCAGATTGAGCCTCCTGAGCCAGTTGACTATGACTTATTCGAATTATCATTAGCCGAATTAGAGGAAAGGGGTATAGAAACATTGCCAATAAACCTAGGAGAAGCAATAAAGGAACTTGAAAATGACAAGGTAATAAGAGATTCATTAGGTAAGCACATTTCTACAAAATACATTGAGCACAAGAAAAAGGTTTGGGAAGAATATTCAATGTATGTTACTGACTGGGAGTTCCAAAAATACCTCAGATACTAA
- the dph5 gene encoding diphthine synthase codes for MLYLIGLGLSEKDLSLKAFEVLSKVKNIYVDTYTNYFDFDLLWLEKKLGTKVIPLSREDIEKNPLFLDIAKSDDVALLVSGDPLVATTHTDILLRAIKRGIQTKIFHASSIYSAIAETGLHIYRFGKTASIPYPEENFSPRSFYDVVIENKERNLHTMLLLDVKKEKNLFMDPKEAMDILKRIDESRIIGEIIIISRIGHEDQRIIYGDIDELVNFDKEFYGSPPHTLVIPAELHFAEEEYLISLAEIHKNSKNK; via the coding sequence ATGTTATACCTTATAGGCCTTGGACTGTCAGAAAAAGACCTTTCGTTGAAAGCCTTTGAAGTATTGAGTAAAGTTAAGAATATTTATGTTGACACTTATACTAATTATTTTGATTTTGACCTTCTGTGGCTTGAAAAGAAATTAGGTACTAAAGTGATCCCTCTTTCTAGAGAAGACATAGAAAAAAATCCTTTATTCTTAGATATTGCGAAATCTGATGATGTTGCACTTCTTGTATCGGGAGATCCTCTTGTTGCTACAACCCATACAGATATCCTCTTAAGGGCAATTAAAAGAGGCATCCAAACAAAAATATTTCATGCTTCATCAATTTATTCAGCCATTGCTGAAACAGGCCTCCACATATATAGATTTGGAAAAACTGCCAGCATCCCCTATCCTGAAGAAAACTTCTCCCCAAGAAGCTTTTATGACGTGGTAATTGAAAATAAAGAAAGAAATCTCCATACAATGCTATTGCTAGATGTAAAAAAGGAGAAAAATCTTTTTATGGATCCAAAGGAAGCCATGGATATATTAAAAAGAATTGATGAAAGTAGAATTATTGGAGAGATTATTATAATTTCTAGGATTGGGCATGAAGATCAAAGAATCATATATGGAGATATAGATGAATTAGTCAACTTTGATAAAGAATTCTATGGCTCACCCCCTCATACTTTAGTAATTCCTGCAGAGTTACACTTTGCAGAAGAGGAATATCTGATAAGTCTTGCAGAAATACATAAAAACAGTAAAAATAAATAA